The Brasilonema sennae CENA114 genome includes a region encoding these proteins:
- a CDS encoding PepSY-associated TM helix domain-containing protein, with protein MNSKKLRDLIFTLHRYIGLAVGLIAIIVGLTGSLLVFHSEISTFDQQRLFGTITPQGEPLPVEVVLNTVKKIYADQPDATVQRIHLPSKPNEPMNVILKTKQKEWTENYVNPYTGAILGNNLQPSFIQKSFEILYPLHYALLGGDIGYKFVGIIGLLMSFMSISGIILWPGWRKLISGFKIKWNAHPKRLYFDIHKVAGSIASVFLIFAFFTGFCWSFSEVVNPMIYTLSFSKQQPTPVSVVVAGKSPLGLKEQLQTAIAALPQGELRRIYFPTKPEEALNVAFKLPHETEDYGQSSVYLDQYSGKVLRVDSSLKVSLGDRILNSFTPLHYGTFGGLPTRIFYVFVGYIPLVLFVSGIVMWWYRYRAKVSVGHKPLDANGIAHESNTHELL; from the coding sequence ATGAACTCTAAAAAACTACGCGACTTGATATTTACCCTACACCGCTACATCGGTTTAGCGGTGGGACTGATTGCAATTATTGTCGGCTTAACCGGTAGTTTATTAGTCTTCCATTCCGAAATTAGCACCTTCGATCAGCAGCGCCTTTTTGGCACAATCACCCCTCAAGGTGAACCTCTGCCAGTTGAGGTTGTTCTCAACACTGTCAAAAAAATTTATGCCGATCAACCAGACGCAACAGTGCAGAGGATTCACTTGCCCTCAAAGCCAAATGAGCCGATGAATGTAATCCTGAAAACCAAACAAAAGGAATGGACAGAAAACTACGTTAACCCTTACACTGGAGCAATTCTGGGTAATAACTTGCAGCCAAGCTTCATCCAAAAGTCTTTTGAAATCCTCTACCCACTCCACTATGCTCTTTTAGGCGGTGACATTGGCTATAAGTTTGTGGGGATTATTGGTTTACTGATGTCGTTTATGAGTATTTCAGGTATTATCCTTTGGCCTGGTTGGCGTAAGTTGATATCTGGATTCAAAATCAAGTGGAATGCCCATCCCAAGCGGCTTTATTTTGATATTCACAAAGTTGCTGGCTCTATTGCATCAGTATTTTTAATCTTCGCATTTTTCACAGGATTTTGCTGGAGCTTCTCTGAAGTCGTCAACCCGATGATTTACACACTCAGTTTCTCCAAGCAGCAACCAACTCCAGTTTCTGTTGTTGTTGCTGGTAAGTCTCCACTAGGACTTAAAGAACAATTACAAACAGCTATTGCTGCCTTACCTCAAGGAGAACTCAGGAGAATTTATTTTCCAACTAAACCAGAAGAAGCTTTAAATGTTGCTTTTAAACTTCCCCACGAAACTGAGGACTATGGTCAAAGCAGTGTTTATCTTGACCAATATAGTGGTAAGGTTTTGCGAGTTGATAGTTCTTTGAAGGTGTCATTGGGCGATCGCATCCTCAACTCTTTTACTCCCCTACACTATGGTACATTTGGTGGCTTGCCTACTCGCATTTTCTACGTCTTTGTTGGATATATACCGTTGGTTCTATTCGTGAGTGGTATTGTCATGTGGTGGTATCGCTATCGGGCAAAAGTTAGTGTAGGCCATAAACCACTGGACGCAAACGGTATCGCACATGAGTCCAATACACACGAACTGCTGTGA